One Bacteroidota bacterium DNA segment encodes these proteins:
- a CDS encoding NAD(P)H-dependent glycerol-3-phosphate dehydrogenase: MKVAVVGGGSWATAIIKILSDKYHDNGVKLIWWLRNPENIEYIKKHRHNPNYINSVTVPTEKIELSSDFEWVINEADIIITAIPSAFVYDAFKDLPKTALKGKIMVSAVKGVVPQTHQVLNDYFRQQFDIPEKKIVVIAGPCHAEEVALEKLSYLTIAGASKKNAQLLADMLSVRYIKTTVSKDIVGVEYASILKNIYAIAAGICHGLGYGDNFQAVLITNAMEEMKNFLDHVGNRDRHIEQSPYLGDLLVTAYSQFSRNRTFGNMIGKGYSVKTAQLEMSMVAEGYYATLSMYEICKELDYKMPLLNTIYRILYEKKAAGPEMRKLAESFI; the protein is encoded by the coding sequence ATGAAAGTAGCTGTTGTAGGTGGTGGTAGTTGGGCCACCGCGATTATAAAAATCCTCTCGGACAAATACCATGATAACGGGGTGAAGCTGATTTGGTGGCTTCGCAACCCTGAGAATATTGAGTACATAAAGAAACACCGACACAATCCCAATTACATTAACTCTGTTACCGTACCCACCGAAAAAATTGAATTAAGCAGTGATTTTGAATGGGTGATAAACGAAGCCGATATTATCATCACAGCTATTCCTTCGGCATTTGTGTACGATGCTTTTAAAGACCTGCCCAAAACCGCTCTGAAAGGTAAGATTATGGTTTCGGCAGTTAAGGGTGTAGTACCGCAAACCCACCAAGTACTAAACGATTATTTCCGCCAGCAATTCGATATTCCTGAAAAGAAAATTGTGGTAATAGCAGGCCCTTGCCATGCTGAAGAAGTAGCTCTTGAAAAACTCAGCTACCTAACCATTGCCGGCGCATCAAAAAAGAACGCTCAACTGCTGGCCGATATGCTTTCGGTACGTTATATAAAAACCACTGTAAGCAAGGATATTGTCGGGGTTGAATACGCATCGATACTTAAAAACATCTACGCCATTGCCGCAGGCATTTGCCACGGCTTAGGCTACGGTGATAATTTTCAGGCAGTATTAATTACCAATGCCATGGAAGAAATGAAGAATTTTCTTGACCACGTGGGTAATCGCGACCGCCATATTGAGCAAAGCCCCTACTTGGGCGATTTGCTGGTAACTGCTTATAGCCAGTTTAGCCGCAACCGCACTTTTGGTAATATGATTGGCAAAGGCTACAGCGTGAAAACTGCACAGCTTGAAATGAGCATGGTGGCCGAAGGATACTATGCTACCCTTAGTATGTATGAAATTTGCAAAGAGCTGGATTATAAAATGCCTTTGCTAAACACCATTTACCGCATTTTGTACGAGAAAAAGGCCGCCGGCCCCGAAATGCGCAAACTGGCCGAAAGCTTTATTTAA
- a CDS encoding nitronate monooxygenase — protein sequence MQNRITQLFGIKYPIIQAGMIWCSGWRLASAVSNAGGLGLIGAGSMYPDVLREHIQKCKAATDKPFGVNVPLLYPDIEKLMEIIVEEGVKVVFTSAGNPKTWTEHLKSKGITVVHVVSNTKFAKKCEEAGVDAIVAEGFEAGGHNGREETTTLCLIPMVREAVTIPLIAAGGIGSGKTMLAAMALGAEAVQVGSRFAASEESSAHQNFKQAIVAAGDGDTQLTLKELTPVRLIKNKFFNDIQEAYARKASADELRELLGRARAKRGMFEGDMEEGELEIGQISGYIHEVKPAAQIVTEMVDEFNLTAEKIGGMRL from the coding sequence ATGCAAAACCGCATCACACAACTTTTTGGCATTAAATATCCCATTATACAAGCCGGCATGATTTGGTGCAGCGGCTGGCGATTGGCAAGTGCAGTATCAAACGCTGGCGGACTTGGTTTAATCGGCGCAGGCTCTATGTACCCCGATGTGTTGCGCGAGCACATACAAAAATGCAAAGCAGCTACGGATAAGCCTTTTGGGGTGAATGTTCCCCTACTATACCCCGACATTGAGAAATTGATGGAGATTATTGTGGAAGAAGGCGTAAAAGTTGTGTTTACCAGTGCGGGCAACCCCAAAACATGGACGGAACATCTAAAAAGCAAAGGCATAACCGTAGTACACGTGGTGAGCAATACCAAGTTTGCCAAAAAATGCGAAGAAGCAGGTGTTGACGCGATTGTAGCCGAAGGCTTTGAAGCAGGCGGACACAACGGTCGCGAAGAAACCACCACCCTTTGTCTGATACCAATGGTACGCGAAGCGGTTACCATTCCGTTGATTGCAGCTGGCGGTATTGGCAGCGGTAAAACCATGTTAGCAGCTATGGCACTGGGAGCTGAAGCTGTGCAGGTAGGTAGCCGATTTGCCGCCAGCGAAGAATCATCAGCACATCAGAATTTTAAGCAGGCTATTGTAGCTGCCGGCGACGGCGATACCCAGCTTACTCTAAAGGAACTTACCCCGGTGCGTTTGATAAAGAATAAGTTTTTTAACGACATACAAGAGGCCTACGCCCGCAAAGCAAGCGCCGATGAACTGCGCGAACTGCTGGGACGTGCCCGTGCAAAACGCGGTATGTTTGAAGGCGATATGGAAGAAGGCGAATTGGAAATAGGCCAGATATCAGGCTATATACACGAAGTGAAACCCGCCGCCCAAATTGTAACCGAAATGGTAGACGAGTTTAACCTCACCGCTGAAAAAATTGGCGGTATGAGATTGTGA
- a CDS encoding insulinase family protein, with protein sequence MTNLKIKDNSVHKIHQFPNGLRLIYQHHPSNIAHFGIHINAGTRDESANIMGMAHFIEHMLFKGTQKRRALQIISRLEEVGGEMNAYTTKDKTTLYASFIDGYLPRAVDLLTDAAFHSNFPEKEMEKEKNVILEEIDMYADNPEECVNDEFQELMFKNHPLGYNILGTQDTVKSLTREQSIGFIAANYLPHNIVYAYVGNSSIEKVIGLCEKYMPTIQNGTKPNKREAFKNYVPFTTVKETEHAQCYCVMGNLSYNNSHPLKPALALLCNLLGGPGLNSRLNLAVRERYGYAYQIDSSFSTYEDTGYFSIYFGTDPKYLDKTMKLVEAELKRLQKEALSETVLNKYKRQMEGQMLLAEESKVSLMLSLGKSLLDYNKVDTLEEVIQKIYAVTPAQILQVAREVFDESQTSRLIYKSKA encoded by the coding sequence ATGACGAACCTCAAAATCAAAGATAACTCTGTGCACAAAATACATCAGTTTCCCAACGGCCTGCGGCTTATATACCAACACCACCCGTCAAACATTGCCCACTTTGGTATTCATATCAATGCGGGCACCCGTGATGAAAGCGCTAACATTATGGGTATGGCTCATTTTATAGAGCATATGCTGTTTAAGGGCACCCAAAAACGCCGCGCCTTGCAAATTATCAGCCGACTGGAAGAAGTAGGCGGCGAAATGAACGCCTACACCACGAAAGACAAAACCACCTTGTATGCCTCGTTTATCGACGGGTATTTGCCCCGTGCAGTTGATTTGCTTACCGATGCAGCCTTTCACTCCAATTTCCCTGAAAAAGAGATGGAGAAGGAAAAGAATGTGATACTGGAAGAGATTGATATGTATGCCGATAACCCCGAAGAATGTGTAAACGACGAATTTCAGGAGTTAATGTTTAAAAACCATCCGCTGGGGTATAACATATTAGGCACGCAAGACACCGTAAAATCTCTCACCCGCGAGCAATCCATAGGGTTTATAGCTGCCAACTACTTACCGCACAACATTGTGTATGCCTACGTGGGCAATTCGTCCATAGAAAAGGTAATAGGACTGTGCGAGAAATATATGCCTACCATACAAAACGGCACAAAACCCAATAAACGCGAGGCGTTTAAAAACTATGTGCCCTTTACTACCGTTAAAGAAACCGAACACGCCCAGTGCTATTGCGTAATGGGCAACTTATCGTACAATAATTCACACCCGCTGAAACCTGCGTTGGCTCTGCTATGCAATTTGTTGGGCGGCCCGGGATTGAACTCCCGCTTGAATTTGGCAGTGCGCGAACGCTACGGCTATGCTTACCAAATAGACAGTAGTTTTTCTACTTATGAAGACACCGGATATTTCAGCATTTATTTCGGTACCGACCCTAAGTACCTTGATAAAACCATGAAACTGGTGGAGGCCGAACTAAAACGCCTGCAAAAAGAAGCCCTGAGCGAAACCGTACTGAACAAGTACAAACGGCAGATGGAAGGCCAAATGTTGCTGGCCGAAGAGAGTAAAGTAAGCCTGATGCTTTCATTGGGTAAAAGCCTGTTGGATTATAACAAAGTAGATACGCTGGAAGAGGTCATCCAAAAAATATATGCCGTTACCCCCGCCCAAATACTGCAAGTAGCCCGCGAAGTGTTTGACGAAAGCCAAACCAGCCGCTTGATTTATAAAAGCAAGGCATAA